A genomic segment from Gorilla gorilla gorilla isolate KB3781 chromosome 3, NHGRI_mGorGor1-v2.1_pri, whole genome shotgun sequence encodes:
- the PCDH7 gene encoding protocadherin-7 isoform X6: protein MLRMRTAGWARGWCLGCCLLLPLSLSLAAAKQLLRYRLAEEGPADVRIGNVASDLGIVTGSGEVTFSLESGSEYLKIDNLTGELSTSERRIDREKLPQCQMIFDENECFLDFEVSVIGPSQSWVDLFEGRVIVLDINDNTPTFPSPVLTLTVEENRPVGTLYLLPTATDRDFGRNGIERYELLQEPGGGGSGGESRRAGAADSAPYPGGGGNGASGGGSGGSKRRLDAPEGGGGTNPGGRSSVFELQVADTPDGEKQPQLIVKGALDREQRDSYELTLRVRDGGDPPRSSQAILRVLITDVNDNSPRFEKSVYEADLAENSAPGTPILQLRAADLDVGVNGQIEYVFGAATESVRRLLRLDETSGWLSVLHRIDREEVNQLRFTVMARDRGQPPKTDKATVVLNIKDENDNVPSIEIRKIGRIPLKDGVANVAEDVLVDTPIALVQVSDRDQGENGVVTCTVVGDVPFQLKPASDTEGDQNKKKYFLHTSTPLDYEATREFNVVIVAVDSGSPSLSSNNSLIVKVGDTNDNPPMFGQSVVEVYFPENNIPGERVATVLATDADSGKNAEIAYSLDSSVMGIFAIDPDSGDILVNTVLDREQTDRYEFKVNAKDKGIPVLQGSTTVIVQVADKNDNDPKFMQDVFTFYVKENLQPNSPVGMVTVMDADKGRNAEMSLYIEENNNIFSIENDTGTIYSTMSFDREHQTTYTFRVKAVDGGDPPRSATATVSLFVMDENDNAPTVTLPKNISYTLLPPSSNVRTVVATVLATDSDDGINADLNYSIVGGNPFKLFEIDPTSGVVSLVGKLTQKHYGLHRLVVQVNDSGQPSQSTTTLVHVFVNESVSNATVIDSQIARSLHTPLTQDIAGDPSYEISKQRLSIVIGVVAGIMTVILIILIVVMARYCRSKNKNGYEAGKKDHEDFFTPQQHDKSKKPKKDKKNKKSKQPLYSSIVTVEASKPNGQRYDSVNEKLSDSPSMGRYRSVNGGPGSPDLARHYKSSSPLPTVQLHPQSPTAGKKHQAVQDLPPANTFVGAGDNISIGSDHCSEYSCQTNNKYSKQPFRRVTFSVVSQPQDPHQGSLQSCYDSGLEESETPSSKSSSGPRLGALPLPEDNYERTTPDGSVGVAAITTFPFLPFPHGKTHGRRVLLRPLH from the coding sequence ATGCTGAGGATGCGGACCGCGGGATGGGCGCGCGGCTGGTGCTTGGGCTGCTGCCTCCTCCTGCCGCTCTCGCTCAGCCTGGCGGCCGCCAAGCAGCTCCTCCGGTACCGGCTGGCCGAGGAGGGCCCCGCCGACGTCCGCATCGGCAACGTGGCTTCAGACCTGGGCATCGTGACCGGATCGGGTGAGGTGACTTTCAGCCTGGAGTCCGGCTCCGAGTACCTGAAGATCGACAACCTCACGGGCGAGCTGAGCACGAGCGAGCGGCGCATCGACCGCGAGAAGCTGCCCCAGTGTCAGATGATCTTCGACGAGAACGAGTGCTTCCTGGACTTCGAGGTGTCGGTGATCGGGCCCTCGCAGAGCTGGGTGGACCTGTTTGAGGGTCGGGTCATCGTGCTTGACATCAACGACAACACGCCCACCTTCCCGTCGCCCGTGCTCACGCTCACGGTGGAGGAGAATCGGCCGGTGGGCACACTTTACCTGCTGCCCACAGCCACCGACCGCGACTTCGGCCGCAACGGCATCGAGCGCTACGAGCTGCTCCAGGAGCCCggaggcggcggcagcggcggcgagAGCCGGCGCGCCGGGGCGGCCGACAGCGCCCCCTACCCCGGGGGCGGCGGGAACGGCGCGAGCGGCGGCGGCTCGGGAGGCTCCAAGCGGCGGCTGGACGCACCAGAGGGCGGCGGCGGCACCAACCCCGGCGGCCGCAGCAGCGTGTTCGAGCTGCAGGTGGCGGACACCCCGGACGGCGAGAAGCAGCCTCAGCTGATCGTGAAGGGGGCGCTGGACCGCGAGCAGCGCGACTCCTACGAGCTGACCCTGCGAGTGCGCGACGGCGGCGACCCGCCTCGCTCCTCGCAGGCCATCCTACGGGTCCTCATCACCGACGTGAACGACAACAGCCCCCGCTTCGAGAAGAGCGTGTACGAGGCCGACTTGGCTGAGAACAGCGCCCCGGGGACCCCCATCCTGCAACTGCGCGCAGCCGACTTGGACGTGGGGGTCAACGGGCAGATCGAGTACGTGTTCGGGGCGGCCACCGAGTCGGTGAGGCGGCTGCTGCGCCTTGACGAGACGTCCGGCTGGCTCAGCGTCCTGCACCGGATCGACCGCGAGGAGGTGAACCAGCTGCGCTTCACGGTCATGGCCCGCGACCGCGGGCAGCCCCCCAAGACCGACAAGGCCACCGTGGTCCTTAACATCAAAGACGAGAACGACAACGTGCCGTCCATTGAAATCCGCAAGATTGGGCGCATCCCCCTCAAGGACGGGGTGGCCAACGTGGCCGAGGACGTTCTGGTCGACACCCCCATCGCTCTGGTGCAGGTGTCCGACCGAGACCAAGGCGAGAACGGGGTGGTCACCTGCACCGTGGTGGGCGACGTGCCCTTCCAGCTCAAGCCAGCCAGCGACACCGAGGGCGACCAGAACAAGAAAAAGTACTTCTTGCACACCTCGACCCCTCTGGACTATGAGGCCACCCGGGAGTTCAACGTGGTCATCGTGGCAGTGGACTCAGGCAGCCCCAGCCTCTCGAGCAACAACTCCCTGATTGTCAAGGTGGGAGACACCAACGACAACCCGCCCATGTTCGGCCAGTCGGTGGTGGAGGTTTACTTCCCTGAGAACAACATCCCGGGCGAGAGGGTGGCCACGGTGCTGGCGACAGACGCAGACAGCGGAAAGAACGCCGAGATCGCCTACTCGCTGGACTCCTCTGTGATGGGGATCTTTGCCATCGATCCCGATTCTGGGGACATCCTGGTCAATACCGTGCTGGACCGCGAGCAGACTGACAGGTATGAGTTTAAAGTTAACGCCAAAGACAAAGGCATCCCCGTGCTGCAGGGCAGCACTACGGTGATTGTGCAGGTGGCTGATAAGAATGACAATGACCCTAAGTTTATGCAGGACGTCTTCACCTTTTATGTGAAAGAAAACTTGCAGCCCAACAGCCCTGTGGGGATGGTCACCGTGATGGATGCTGACAAGGGGCGGAATGCAGAGATGAGCCTGTACATAGAGGAGAACAATAACATTTTTTCTATTGAAAATGACACGGGGACCATTTACTCCACAATGTCTTTTGACCGGGAACATCAGACCACATACACTTTCAGAGTCAAGGCTGTGGATGGGGGAGATCCTCCCAGATCTGCCACAGCTACAGTCTCGCTTTTTGTGATGGATGAAAATGACAATGCTCCCACAGTTACCCTTCCCAAAAACATTTCCTACACTTTACTGCCACCTTCGAGTAATGTCAGGACAGTAGTAGCTACAGTGTTGGCAACAGACAGTGATGATGGCATCAATGCAGACCTGAACTACAGCATTGTGGGAGGAAATCCCTTCAAGCTGTTTGAAATTGATCCCACTAGTGGTGTGGTTTCCTTAGTGGGAAAACTCACCCAAAAGCATTATGGCTTGCACAGGTTGGTGGTGCAAGTGAATGACAGTGGGCAGCCTTCCCAGTCCACCACGACTCTGGTGCACGTGTTTGTCAATGAAAGTGTTTCTAATGCAACTGTGATTGACTCCCAGATAGCTAGAAGTTTGCACACCCCACTCACCCAGGATATAGCTGGTGACCCCAGCTATGAAATTAGCAAACAGAGACTCAGTATTGTCATTGGCGTGGTTGCTGGCATTATGACGGTGATTCTAATCATCTTAATTGTAGTGATGGCAAGGTACTGCAggtccaaaaataaaaatggctatGAAGCCGGCAAAAAAGATCACGAGGACTTTTTTACACCCCAACAGCATGACAAATCTAAAAAGCCTAAAAaggacaagaaaaacaaaaaatctaagCAGCCTCTCTACAGCAGCATTGTCACTGTGGAGGCTTCTAAGCCAAATGGACAGAGGTATGATAGTGTCAATGAGAAGCTGTCAGACAGCCCAAGCATGGGGCGATACAGATCCGTTAATGGTGGGCCCGGCAGTCCTGACCTGGCAAGGCATTACAAATCTAGTTCCCCATTGCCTACTGTTCAGCTTCATCCCCAGTCACCAACTGCAGGAAAAAAACACCAGGCCGTACAAGATCTACCACCAGCCAACACATTTGTGGGAGCAGGAGACAACATTTCAATTGGATCAGATCACTGCTCTGAGTACAGCTGTCAAACCAATAACAAGTACAGCAAACAG